One Angustibacter luteus genomic window carries:
- a CDS encoding lysophospholipid acyltransferase family protein yields MSATDVVAPSARRAAGGRRVGQGLFHTLYRSSVVGGEHVPTSGPVLLASNHTGILDGPLVYGLAPRPTHFLVKKEFFHGPAGWVLEHCGQIPINRDSIDRLALQTALAALRDGRVVGVFPEGARGLGDVAAVREGITWLAMASGAPVVPVACLGTRSRGASIGRPPLPGHRVAVVFGEPVHLVAPPGLSRRAASRELTEQLRLVMARHVRSSSERTGIPLYEDPPTAGLEGAS; encoded by the coding sequence GTGAGCGCGACGGACGTCGTCGCGCCGTCCGCCCGCCGTGCCGCCGGTGGTCGCCGGGTCGGGCAGGGCCTGTTCCACACGCTGTACCGGTCGAGCGTCGTGGGGGGCGAGCACGTACCGACCAGCGGCCCCGTGCTGCTGGCCTCCAACCACACCGGGATCCTGGACGGTCCGCTCGTCTACGGCCTCGCGCCGCGCCCGACGCACTTCCTGGTCAAGAAGGAGTTCTTCCACGGCCCGGCCGGGTGGGTCCTGGAGCACTGCGGGCAGATCCCGATCAACCGGGACAGCATCGACCGGCTCGCCCTGCAGACCGCGCTGGCGGCCCTGCGGGACGGCCGGGTGGTCGGGGTCTTCCCCGAAGGTGCTCGCGGACTGGGCGACGTCGCGGCGGTCCGGGAGGGCATCACGTGGCTGGCCATGGCCAGCGGCGCGCCCGTCGTGCCGGTGGCCTGCCTCGGCACCCGCAGTCGCGGCGCCTCGATCGGACGGCCACCGCTGCCCGGGCACCGGGTGGCGGTCGTGTTCGGTGAGCCGGTGCACCTCGTCGCGCCCCCGGGTCTGTCGCGGCGGGCCGCCAGCCGCGAGCTCACCGAGCAGCTGCGGCTCGTGATGGCCCGCCACGTACGCTCCAGCTCGGAGCGCACGGGAATCCCCCTCTACGAGGACCCGCCCACGGCGGGTCTGGAAGGTGCCTCATGA
- the cmk gene encoding (d)CMP kinase: MSRSSRVPTSVPALVVAVDGPSGSGKSSVSRAVARRFGLRYLDTGAMYRALTWWCLDQAVDLADQGAVVRAMDAMPLVMGTDPAAPSVFVGAVDVGEPIRQTRVSERVSAVATNLDVRARMRDLQRRLIGEAEAGVVAEGRDITTVVAPDADVRVLLTATEQARLERRTRELHGHAEQDAVESTRDQVVRRDRDDSTVSQFVTAADGVHTIDSSAMGFEEVVDALSALVTRVTGREPAVESR; the protein is encoded by the coding sequence ATGTCAAGGAGTTCTCGCGTGCCCACGTCCGTGCCCGCCCTCGTCGTCGCCGTCGACGGGCCCAGCGGTTCCGGCAAGTCCAGCGTCTCGCGCGCCGTCGCGCGCCGGTTCGGCCTGCGCTACCTGGATACGGGCGCCATGTACCGCGCGCTGACCTGGTGGTGCCTGGACCAGGCGGTCGACCTCGCCGACCAGGGGGCCGTCGTCCGCGCCATGGACGCGATGCCGCTCGTCATGGGCACCGACCCCGCCGCCCCGAGCGTCTTCGTCGGCGCGGTGGACGTCGGCGAGCCGATCCGGCAGACCCGGGTCAGCGAGCGGGTCAGCGCGGTCGCCACCAACCTGGACGTGCGCGCCCGGATGCGCGACCTGCAGCGTCGGCTGATCGGCGAGGCCGAGGCCGGCGTCGTCGCCGAGGGCCGCGACATCACCACGGTCGTCGCACCGGATGCGGACGTGCGTGTCCTGCTCACCGCCACCGAGCAGGCCAGGCTCGAGCGGCGTACCCGTGAGCTGCACGGACACGCGGAGCAGGACGCCGTCGAGTCGACCCGTGACCAGGTGGTCCGACGGGACCGCGACGACTCGACCGTCTCCCAGTTCGTGACCGCGGCCGACGGCGTGCACACGATCGACTCGTCTGCGATGGGGTTCGAGGAGGTCGTCGACGCCCTCAGCGCGCTCGTCACCCGGGTCACCGGACGAGAGCCCGCCGTGGAGTCGAGGTGA
- a CDS encoding prephenate dehydrogenase, translating into MTGSHVTSVRVVGTGLVGTSVGLALTGHGIDVTLADPSPSAVALARDLGAGRIDPDAGCDLVVVAAPPDVVADVVAAELAAHPDAVVTDVASVKSLPLQRLHTLGVDLSRYVGGHPLAGRERSGAVAARADLFTGRPWVLTPTAETSPAALEQVRATAQLLGATVSVMDAREHDEAVAIISHVPQVAASLVAARLRTASEQAVGLAGQGVRDVTRIAASDPHLWTQILAGNAGAVARALHALRDDLDAVLAAVDALGARPDDALGARATVAGFVAAGNEGHARIPGKHGSAPTVYVAVPVIVPDRPGELARLLRDVGDAGVNLEDLRIEHSEGRPVGLAEIDVLPAAAQTLVTALRQQGWSVHA; encoded by the coding sequence GTGACCGGCTCGCACGTCACGTCGGTGCGGGTGGTCGGGACCGGGCTGGTGGGCACCAGCGTCGGCCTCGCCCTGACCGGGCACGGCATCGACGTCACCCTCGCGGACCCCTCGCCCAGCGCCGTCGCGCTGGCTCGTGACCTCGGCGCGGGACGGATCGACCCGGACGCCGGGTGCGATCTCGTCGTGGTTGCGGCGCCACCGGACGTGGTCGCGGACGTCGTGGCCGCGGAGCTGGCGGCCCACCCGGATGCCGTCGTGACCGACGTGGCCAGCGTCAAGTCCCTTCCGCTGCAACGGCTGCACACCCTCGGCGTCGACCTGAGCCGGTATGTCGGCGGCCATCCGCTGGCCGGCCGGGAACGGTCCGGAGCCGTCGCGGCCCGAGCCGACCTCTTCACTGGTCGGCCCTGGGTGCTCACGCCCACCGCGGAGACGTCCCCGGCCGCGCTCGAGCAGGTCCGTGCCACCGCCCAGCTGCTCGGCGCCACCGTGTCGGTGATGGACGCCCGCGAGCACGACGAGGCGGTCGCGATCATCTCGCACGTACCGCAGGTGGCCGCCAGCCTCGTCGCCGCTCGGCTGCGGACCGCGTCGGAGCAGGCCGTGGGGCTGGCCGGGCAGGGCGTGCGGGACGTGACCAGGATCGCGGCGAGCGACCCGCACCTGTGGACGCAGATCCTCGCCGGGAACGCCGGCGCCGTGGCCCGTGCCCTGCACGCGCTGCGGGACGACCTCGACGCGGTGCTCGCGGCGGTGGACGCCCTCGGCGCCCGCCCGGACGACGCGCTCGGCGCCCGCGCGACCGTGGCCGGGTTCGTCGCGGCAGGCAACGAGGGACACGCCCGGATCCCCGGCAAGCACGGCAGCGCTCCCACGGTGTACGTCGCGGTGCCGGTCATCGTGCCGGACCGCCCGGGCGAGCTCGCCCGGCTGCTGCGCGACGTCGGAGACGCGGGCGTGAACCTGGAGGACCTGCGCATCGAGCACAGCGAAGGCCGCCCGGTGGGCCTGGCCGAGATCGACGTCCTGCCGGCCGCGGCGCAGACCCTCGTCACCGCTCTGCGTCAGCAGGGCTGGAGCGTGCACGCCTGA
- the aroH gene encoding chorismate mutase, whose translation MAVRAIRGAIQLDRDERDHLLSSTRELVAAVMAANYLTADDLISIVFTVTADLRSEFPAVAARELGLGEVPLLCTVEIDVPGALPRVVRLMAHAEMDVPRKQVQHVYLRGATSLRLDIAQ comes from the coding sequence ATGGCGGTTCGTGCGATCCGCGGGGCGATCCAGCTCGACCGCGACGAGCGTGACCACCTGCTCTCCTCGACCCGCGAGCTGGTGGCCGCCGTGATGGCCGCCAACTACCTCACCGCGGACGACCTGATCTCCATCGTCTTCACCGTCACGGCGGACCTGCGCTCGGAGTTCCCGGCCGTCGCGGCGCGCGAGCTCGGGCTGGGGGAGGTCCCGCTGCTGTGCACGGTGGAGATCGACGTCCCAGGTGCCTTGCCGCGGGTGGTGCGGCTGATGGCGCACGCCGAGATGGACGTCCCCCGCAAGCAGGTGCAGCACGTGTACCTGCGTGGCGCGACGTCCCTGCGGCTGGACATCGCCCAGTGA
- a CDS encoding pseudouridine synthase: MSGEGPRRSGPGKPTGKGKPVGKGKPVGKGKPAGKGKPVGKGKPAGKGKPAKGAKPRPTRPKRGHAPVPAVPADVHVEDGMRLQKVLAQAGVGSRRACEAMIAAGRVQVDGHIVVEQGVRIDPVRQVVHVDGVRVQVDEDKLYLAFNKPAGVVSSMSDDLGRVSLGDFMAERPERLFHVGRLDSETEGLILLTNDGELAHRLQHPGYGVPKTYLAEVPGPVARDVGKRLREGVELEDGPVRFDSFRLIDSQPGKALVEVVLHEGRKHIVRRGLEEVGYPVERLVRVQVGPVHLGDLRQGRWRVLTRTEVAQLFSAVGL, translated from the coding sequence ATGAGTGGCGAGGGGCCGCGGCGCAGCGGGCCGGGCAAGCCCACCGGCAAGGGCAAGCCGGTCGGTAAGGGCAAGCCGGTCGGTAAGGGCAAGCCGGCCGGCAAGGGCAAGCCGGTCGGCAAGGGCAAGCCGGCCGGCAAGGGCAAGCCGGCCAAGGGTGCCAAGCCGCGTCCGACCCGGCCGAAGCGCGGCCACGCGCCGGTGCCCGCGGTCCCCGCCGACGTCCACGTCGAGGACGGCATGCGGCTGCAGAAGGTGCTGGCGCAGGCCGGGGTCGGCAGCCGCCGGGCCTGCGAGGCGATGATCGCCGCCGGCCGCGTACAGGTCGACGGGCACATCGTGGTCGAGCAGGGCGTCCGGATCGATCCGGTGCGCCAGGTCGTGCACGTGGACGGCGTCCGGGTGCAGGTCGACGAGGACAAGCTCTACCTGGCCTTCAACAAGCCGGCCGGCGTGGTCTCCTCGATGAGCGACGACCTGGGCCGGGTCTCCCTCGGTGACTTCATGGCGGAGCGGCCGGAGCGGCTCTTCCACGTCGGCCGGCTCGACTCCGAGACCGAGGGTCTGATCCTGCTCACGAACGACGGCGAGCTCGCGCACCGGTTGCAGCACCCCGGGTACGGCGTGCCGAAGACGTACCTCGCCGAGGTGCCGGGTCCCGTGGCCCGCGACGTCGGCAAGCGGCTGCGCGAGGGCGTCGAGCTCGAGGACGGACCCGTCAGGTTCGACAGCTTCCGGTTGATCGACTCCCAGCCGGGTAAGGCGCTCGTCGAGGTCGTGCTGCACGAGGGCCGCAAGCACATCGTGCGCCGAGGTCTCGAAGAGGTGGGCTACCCGGTCGAGCGGCTGGTCCGCGTGCAGGTCGGTCCGGTGCACCTCGGGGACCTGCGGCAGGGCCGCTGGCGCGTGCTGACCCGGACCGAGGTCGCCCAGCTGTTCAGCGCGGTGGGGCTCTGA
- the scpB gene encoding SMC-Scp complex subunit ScpB encodes MTDLPLDGAADQPEPAAVADPEPAELVLDDLPSGARGALEALLMVVDEPIAEITLAQALGLPPAEVAELVRGLAAEYDEQQRGFELREVAGGWRVFSRADYAPVIERFVVGGQQARLTQAALETLAVVAYRQPVSRARVSNVRGVNVDGVMRTLVSRGLVEEGGTDGESGAILYVTTSTFLERLGLTSLDELPALAPYLPEIDVLDELSEGVSR; translated from the coding sequence ATGACGGACCTTCCGCTCGACGGCGCAGCCGACCAGCCTGAACCGGCCGCGGTCGCCGACCCGGAGCCCGCAGAGCTGGTGCTCGACGACCTGCCGTCCGGTGCTCGTGGCGCGCTCGAGGCGTTGCTGATGGTGGTGGACGAGCCGATCGCCGAGATCACGCTCGCGCAAGCCCTCGGCCTGCCCCCCGCGGAGGTCGCCGAGCTCGTCCGCGGCCTGGCCGCGGAGTACGACGAGCAGCAGCGCGGTTTCGAGCTGCGCGAGGTCGCCGGTGGCTGGCGCGTGTTCAGCCGCGCGGACTACGCCCCGGTCATCGAGCGCTTCGTCGTCGGCGGCCAGCAGGCGCGGCTCACCCAGGCGGCGCTGGAGACGTTGGCGGTGGTCGCCTACCGGCAGCCGGTCTCGCGCGCTCGGGTCAGCAACGTCCGTGGCGTCAACGTGGACGGCGTGATGCGCACGCTGGTCAGCCGCGGGCTGGTCGAGGAGGGCGGGACGGACGGCGAGAGCGGCGCGATCCTGTACGTGACCACCTCGACGTTCCTGGAACGGCTCGGCCTCACGTCCCTCGACGAGCTGCCGGCGCTGGCTCCCTACCTGCCCGAGATCGACGTCCTGGACGAGCTGTCCGAGGGAGTGTCCCGATGA
- a CDS encoding glycoside hydrolase family 25 protein, with amino-acid sequence MPRHLAALRRARPLTLTAVVLAAAATALAGLAVPASAATSRPLGIDVSRWQSAGASDSCAAQGIDWSKVSATTRSFVFIRATRTKAAVTAQDACFDRNWRGAVTAGIYRGAYHYAIPSAVAGSAARDARVFVSIVGRMQDAGDLPPVLDLETSGGLKPAQLATWTRTWLTTVRSLTGRQPMIYTYPSFWRSAMADSNAFHAYPLWIANWTATPSVPGGWPTYAVHQYSATGRVAGISGDVDLNVFNGSAAQLRAFAHLGTHPTTATTSSTAYRGSAWRISGYLRTSAGTPVTGATVRLYRRVGAGPWALVASTRTSSVTAWYGFTRQPTTAATYKVRYSGGTQFAASWSYPRSHTIRDRAVVSTTLGTSAIRVRKGSAVTLSGRLTRAVNGAPLPGKRVVVYQRVGAGPWTVVRAVTTSAKAARFALTVRPRVAVSYRAVFAGSYANRPSASTVRAVRLR; translated from the coding sequence GTGCCCCGACACCTCGCCGCCCTGCGCCGTGCCCGTCCGCTGACCCTCACCGCGGTCGTGCTCGCCGCCGCAGCGACCGCGCTGGCCGGGCTCGCCGTCCCGGCGTCCGCGGCCACCAGCCGCCCCCTCGGCATCGACGTCTCCCGCTGGCAGAGCGCCGGGGCCTCGGACAGCTGCGCCGCTCAGGGCATCGACTGGTCGAAGGTGTCGGCGACGACCCGCAGCTTCGTCTTCATCCGCGCGACCCGGACCAAGGCGGCTGTCACCGCGCAGGACGCGTGCTTCGACCGCAACTGGCGCGGAGCCGTCACCGCGGGCATCTACCGGGGCGCCTACCACTACGCGATCCCGAGTGCGGTGGCCGGATCGGCAGCGCGCGACGCCCGCGTCTTCGTCTCGATCGTCGGCCGCATGCAGGACGCCGGCGACCTGCCGCCCGTCCTCGACCTGGAGACGTCCGGTGGGCTCAAGCCCGCCCAGCTGGCCACCTGGACGCGAACCTGGCTGACCACGGTGCGCTCGCTGACCGGCCGCCAGCCGATGATCTACACCTACCCCTCCTTCTGGCGCAGTGCTATGGCCGACAGCAACGCGTTCCACGCCTACCCGTTGTGGATCGCGAACTGGACGGCCACGCCCTCGGTGCCCGGCGGCTGGCCCACGTACGCGGTGCACCAGTACTCGGCGACCGGCCGGGTCGCCGGGATCAGCGGTGACGTCGACCTCAACGTGTTCAACGGGAGCGCCGCCCAGCTGCGGGCCTTCGCCCACCTCGGCACCCACCCGACCACCGCCACCACCAGCAGCACGGCATACCGGGGGTCGGCCTGGCGGATCTCGGGCTACCTGCGTACGTCCGCCGGGACGCCGGTCACCGGTGCGACCGTGCGGCTCTACCGCCGGGTCGGCGCCGGACCCTGGGCACTCGTGGCGAGCACGCGCACCTCGTCCGTCACCGCCTGGTACGGCTTCACCCGCCAGCCCACCACGGCCGCGACGTACAAGGTCCGCTACTCGGGCGGCACCCAGTTCGCGGCGTCCTGGTCGTACCCACGCAGCCACACCATCCGCGACCGGGCCGTGGTCAGCACGACTCTCGGCACGAGCGCGATCCGGGTGCGCAAGGGAAGCGCCGTGACCCTGTCCGGCCGGCTGACCCGGGCAGTGAACGGCGCCCCGTTGCCGGGCAAGCGCGTCGTGGTCTACCAGCGGGTGGGCGCCGGTCCGTGGACGGTGGTCCGCGCCGTCACCACGTCGGCGAAGGCCGCTCGCTTCGCACTGACGGTCCGTCCGCGGGTGGCGGTGAGCTACCGCGCGGTGTTCGCCGGCTCCTACGCGAACCGGCCGAGCGCGTCCACGGTGCGGGCGGTGCGGCTCCGCTGA
- a CDS encoding ScpA family protein, whose product MDDAAPATGRGRSVPFQVHLDVFEGPFDLLLGLISKHQLDITEVSLARVTDEFMAHIRGHAGEGGDWDLGQASEFLVVAATLLDLKAARLLPSAQVEDEDDLAMLEARDLLFARLLQYRAFKQVAAVFSERMADAARRTARQNTLEPHFANLLPELIMSITPEQLAAIAAQALAPKVAPTVGLAHLHAPAVSVREQAAVIIDVLRRSRTTTFRALTADAESTLMVVARFLALLELFRDGAVGFDQVSPLGELTIRWTGSDDGDVDVSDEFDEFDAQDEQDEPSVPDEADSRVPPDPAAPRDPDAPRDPDDIGS is encoded by the coding sequence GTGGACGACGCCGCGCCGGCCACCGGGCGGGGTCGATCGGTTCCGTTCCAGGTGCACCTGGATGTCTTCGAGGGACCGTTCGACCTGCTCCTGGGGCTGATCTCCAAGCACCAGCTGGACATCACGGAGGTGTCGCTGGCCAGGGTCACCGACGAGTTCATGGCGCACATCCGCGGGCACGCCGGCGAAGGCGGGGACTGGGACCTCGGCCAGGCCAGCGAGTTCCTGGTCGTCGCCGCCACGCTCCTGGACCTGAAGGCGGCGCGGCTGCTGCCGTCCGCGCAGGTCGAGGACGAGGACGACCTCGCCATGCTCGAGGCGCGCGACCTGCTGTTCGCCCGGCTGCTGCAGTACCGCGCGTTCAAGCAGGTGGCTGCCGTGTTCAGCGAGCGGATGGCGGACGCCGCCCGCCGGACCGCCCGGCAGAACACGCTGGAGCCGCACTTCGCGAACCTGCTGCCCGAGCTCATCATGAGCATCACCCCCGAGCAGCTGGCCGCCATCGCGGCGCAGGCGTTGGCGCCGAAGGTCGCCCCCACGGTCGGGCTGGCGCACCTGCACGCCCCGGCGGTCAGCGTCCGCGAGCAGGCCGCCGTGATCATCGACGTGCTGCGGCGCAGCCGGACCACCACGTTCCGCGCGCTCACCGCGGACGCCGAGAGCACGCTCATGGTGGTAGCCCGGTTCCTCGCGCTGCTGGAGCTGTTCCGCGACGGGGCCGTCGGCTTCGACCAGGTCAGCCCGCTCGGCGAGCTCACCATCCGCTGGACCGGCTCGGACGACGGGGACGTGGACGTCAGCGACGAGTTCGACGAGTTCGACGCGCAGGACGAGCAGGACGAGCCGAGCGTGCCGGACGAGGCAGACTCGCGCGTGCCGCCAGACCCTGCAGCCCCACGGGACCCGGACGCCCCACGGGACCCGGACGACATCGGGTCCTAA
- a CDS encoding AAA family ATPase: MAPVDTELGPTGRPEIDFPQPAPLSSHGPARIIAMCNQKGGVGKTTTTINLGAALAEVGRKVLLVDFDPQGALSVGLGINPHELDVTIYNVLMDRSTDVRSVVRTTAIEGLDVLPANIDLSAAEVQLVGEVAREMVLGRALRPVLDDYDVVLIDCQPSLGLLTVNALTAAHGVLIPLECEFFALRGVALLVETIEKVQDRLNPRLEIDGILATMYDSRTLHSREVVARVVEAFGDNVFRTVISRTVKFPDASVAAEPITTYASTHAGAEAYRQLARELIARGDAA; the protein is encoded by the coding sequence ATGGCTCCCGTCGACACCGAGCTCGGGCCGACCGGCCGTCCGGAGATCGACTTCCCGCAGCCGGCCCCGCTGTCGTCGCACGGGCCGGCGCGCATCATCGCGATGTGCAACCAGAAGGGTGGGGTCGGCAAGACCACCACCACGATCAACCTCGGCGCCGCCCTGGCCGAGGTCGGCCGCAAGGTGCTGCTGGTCGACTTCGACCCCCAGGGCGCGCTGTCCGTCGGGCTCGGTATCAATCCGCACGAGCTCGACGTGACCATCTACAACGTGCTGATGGACCGCTCCACCGACGTGCGCTCCGTCGTCCGCACCACGGCCATCGAGGGGCTGGACGTGCTGCCCGCCAACATCGACCTGTCCGCCGCCGAGGTGCAGCTCGTGGGCGAGGTCGCACGCGAGATGGTGCTCGGACGGGCACTGCGCCCCGTGCTCGACGACTACGACGTCGTGCTCATCGACTGCCAGCCCTCGCTGGGACTGCTGACCGTCAACGCGCTGACCGCCGCGCACGGCGTGCTGATCCCGCTGGAGTGCGAGTTCTTCGCGCTGCGTGGCGTCGCCCTCCTCGTCGAGACGATCGAGAAGGTGCAGGACCGGCTCAACCCCCGGCTCGAGATCGACGGGATCCTGGCCACGATGTACGACAGCCGGACGCTGCACAGCCGCGAGGTCGTCGCCCGTGTCGTCGAGGCCTTCGGGGACAACGTCTTCCGCACCGTCATCTCGCGGACCGTGAAGTTCCCCGACGCCTCGGTCGCCGCGGAGCCGATCACCACCTACGCGTCCACCCACGCAGGTGCCGAGGCCTACCGGCAGCTGGCTCGCGAGCTCATCGCCCGCGGCGACGCCGCCTGA
- the xerD gene encoding site-specific tyrosine recombinase XerD — MSAQPAPEASAALTAAVSGWLAHLDVERGAAANTLSSYRRDLRRYTAFLADRSVVDPQAVTEADVTAFVMHLREGDADHQPLTAASSARCLVAVRGLHRFLLLEDVTTHDPAADVRPPSAPKRLPKAISTGEVERLLEAASVGDSPASLRDRALLELLYGCGARISEAVGLDVDDVDLEHGAVRLFGKGRKERVVPLGSFARDAVRAYLVRARPGFAVHGSAANGRGATALFLNSRGGRLSRQSAWSVLRVAAERAHLGGHVSPHTLRHSFATHLLDGGADVRVVQELLGHASVTTTQLYTLVTADRLREVYAAAHPRAL; from the coding sequence CTGAGCGCACAGCCCGCGCCGGAGGCGTCGGCGGCGCTCACCGCCGCCGTCTCCGGCTGGCTGGCGCACCTGGACGTCGAGCGGGGCGCGGCCGCGAACACGCTCTCGTCCTACCGGCGCGACCTGCGTCGATACACCGCCTTCCTGGCCGACCGGTCGGTCGTCGACCCCCAAGCGGTGACCGAGGCCGACGTCACCGCGTTCGTCATGCACCTGCGAGAGGGGGACGCGGACCACCAGCCGCTGACTGCGGCGTCCTCGGCGCGCTGCCTGGTCGCGGTCCGCGGTCTGCACCGGTTCCTGCTGCTCGAGGACGTCACCACGCACGACCCGGCCGCCGACGTCCGGCCCCCGAGCGCGCCGAAGCGGTTGCCCAAGGCCATCAGCACGGGCGAGGTGGAGCGGCTGCTCGAGGCCGCTTCCGTGGGGGACAGCCCGGCATCGCTGCGTGACCGCGCCCTGCTCGAGCTGCTGTACGGCTGCGGCGCCCGGATCAGCGAGGCGGTCGGGCTGGACGTCGACGACGTCGACCTCGAGCACGGTGCCGTGCGGCTGTTCGGCAAGGGCCGCAAGGAGCGGGTGGTGCCCCTGGGATCGTTCGCCCGGGACGCTGTGCGCGCCTACCTGGTACGGGCCCGGCCAGGGTTCGCCGTGCACGGGTCGGCCGCGAACGGGCGGGGCGCCACCGCGCTGTTCCTGAACTCCCGCGGCGGGCGGCTGTCCCGGCAGAGCGCGTGGTCGGTGCTCCGGGTGGCGGCCGAGCGGGCCCACCTGGGTGGGCACGTGAGCCCGCACACCCTGCGGCACTCTTTCGCCACCCACCTGCTCGACGGCGGCGCCGACGTCCGGGTGGTCCAGGAGCTGCTCGGCCATGCGTCGGTGACGACGACCCAGCTGTACACGCTCGTCACGGCCGACCGGCTCCGTGAGGTCTACGCAGCCGCCCACCCGCGGGCCTTGTGA
- the ald gene encoding alanine dehydrogenase, with product MKVGIPREVKNHEYRVAITPSGVNELVRNGHEVFVETEAGVGSSITDEDYVSAGATILSGADDVWGTGDLILKVKEPIASEYDRMREGQTLFTYLHLAADKPLTEELTKRKVTGIAYETVELPDRSLPLLAPMSEVAGRLAPQVGAATLMRAQGGRGILMGGVPGVYAAKVVVIGAGVSGMNAAAIALGMQAEVLLLDRNVARLRQVDAIYQGHCQTVASNAYEVEQAIMDADMVIGAVLVPGAKAPTLVTNEQVSRMKPGSVLVDISIDQGGCFEDSRPTTHADPTYQVHNSVFYCVANMPGAVPHTSTYALTNVTLPYAVELANRGWRSALQADRALALGLNTHDGQVTYAPVAEAHGMTSVPLAEVLA from the coding sequence GTGAAGGTCGGTATTCCCCGCGAGGTCAAGAACCACGAGTACCGGGTGGCGATCACGCCGTCCGGAGTGAACGAGCTCGTGCGCAACGGTCACGAGGTGTTCGTCGAGACCGAGGCAGGTGTCGGCTCCTCCATCACGGACGAGGACTACGTCTCCGCCGGCGCGACGATCCTGTCCGGCGCCGACGACGTGTGGGGTACTGGCGACCTCATCCTGAAGGTGAAGGAGCCGATCGCGTCCGAGTACGACCGGATGCGGGAGGGGCAGACGCTCTTCACGTACCTGCACCTGGCCGCTGACAAGCCGCTGACCGAGGAGCTCACCAAGCGCAAGGTCACGGGCATCGCCTACGAGACCGTCGAGCTGCCGGACCGCAGCCTCCCGCTGCTGGCCCCGATGAGCGAGGTCGCCGGTCGGCTGGCTCCGCAGGTCGGGGCGGCGACCCTCATGCGCGCCCAGGGCGGCCGCGGCATCCTGATGGGCGGGGTGCCCGGCGTCTACGCGGCGAAGGTGGTCGTCATCGGCGCTGGCGTGTCCGGCATGAACGCGGCGGCCATCGCGCTCGGCATGCAGGCCGAGGTGCTCCTGCTGGACCGCAACGTCGCGCGCCTGCGTCAGGTCGACGCGATCTACCAGGGTCACTGCCAGACCGTCGCGTCCAACGCGTACGAGGTCGAGCAGGCGATCATGGACGCCGACATGGTGATCGGTGCCGTCCTCGTCCCCGGTGCCAAGGCCCCGACCCTGGTCACCAACGAGCAGGTCTCCCGGATGAAGCCCGGCAGCGTGCTGGTCGACATCTCGATCGACCAGGGCGGCTGCTTCGAGGACTCCCGTCCGACCACGCACGCGGACCCGACCTACCAGGTGCACAACTCGGTCTTCTACTGCGTCGCGAACATGCCGGGCGCCGTCCCGCACACCTCGACGTACGCGCTGACCAACGTGACGCTGCCGTACGCCGTCGAGCTGGCCAACCGCGGCTGGCGTTCCGCCCTGCAGGCCGACCGCGCCCTGGCGCTCGGTCTCAACACGCACGACGGCCAGGTCACCTACGCCCCGGTCGCCGAGGCGCACGGGATGACGTCCGTGCCGCTCGCCGAGGTGCTCGCCTGA
- a CDS encoding pyridoxamine 5'-phosphate oxidase family protein — MPTPPLPDDTMDLLRRANPAVIAGTMPDGQPFAVATWYLVEDDGRILVNMDGGRARVEWLRHDGRVALTALEDGAWYTHVSIRGRVVEWRDDAELADIDRLSRHYGGDAYPNRERPRVSAWIEIDHWHGWGAAASTS; from the coding sequence ATGCCCACCCCACCCCTGCCGGACGACACGATGGACCTGCTGCGACGGGCCAACCCCGCCGTCATCGCGGGCACCATGCCGGACGGTCAGCCGTTCGCCGTGGCCACCTGGTACCTGGTCGAGGACGACGGCCGGATCCTGGTGAACATGGACGGTGGCCGGGCCCGGGTCGAGTGGCTGCGCCACGACGGTCGCGTCGCGCTCACCGCGCTCGAGGACGGTGCCTGGTACACCCACGTCAGCATCCGCGGCAGGGTCGTCGAGTGGCGGGACGACGCAGAGCTGGCCGACATCGACCGGCTGTCCCGGCACTACGGCGGGGACGCCTACCCCAACCGCGAACGGCCGCGGGTCAGCGCGTGGATCGAGATCGATCACTGGCACGGCTGGGGAGCGGCCGCCAGCACCTCCTGA